A window of the Thermodesulfobacteriota bacterium genome harbors these coding sequences:
- the icd gene encoding NADP-dependent isocitrate dehydrogenase — translation MTPSPAAVPVVLIQGDGIGPEVAPAAVEAIEAAVKAAYGGARSLAWREALAGRAAFDRTGSPLPPETLEAIRAARVALKGPLETPVGGGIRSLNVALRQTLDLYACVRPVRAFPGVPAPVVHPERLDIVIFRENTEDVYAGIEWREGTPEAHKLIRFLAEEMGAAIPEDSGIGIKPMSVRGSKRLVRRAIRYALESGRRSVTLVHKGNIMKYTEGAFREWGYEVAAREFAEKTVTETELRAREHGRDLAGALPPGTILVNDRIADAMFQEILLRPERYDVLALSNLNGDYISDAAAAQVGGLGLAPGANIGDDYAVFEATHGTAPDIAGLGKANPGSLILSGAMLLRHVGMPEAASRLQEAVTRVLASGRVTPDLAAGMDNPRVLTTSAFGRAVAAEAA, via the coding sequence CCTTCCCCCGCTGCCGTTCCGGTGGTGCTCATCCAAGGCGACGGAATCGGCCCCGAGGTCGCCCCGGCGGCGGTCGAGGCCATCGAGGCCGCGGTGAAGGCCGCGTACGGGGGGGCCCGCTCCCTGGCCTGGCGGGAGGCGCTGGCCGGCAGGGCCGCCTTCGACCGCACCGGCTCCCCCCTGCCCCCGGAGACCCTGGAGGCCATCCGCGCGGCGCGGGTCGCCCTCAAGGGCCCCCTGGAGACCCCGGTGGGCGGAGGCATCCGCAGCCTCAACGTGGCGCTGCGCCAGACCCTGGACCTCTATGCCTGCGTGCGCCCCGTGCGGGCCTTCCCGGGGGTGCCGGCGCCCGTGGTGCACCCCGAGCGCCTCGATATCGTCATCTTCCGGGAAAACACCGAAGACGTGTACGCGGGCATCGAGTGGCGCGAGGGCACCCCCGAAGCGCACAAGCTCATCCGCTTCCTGGCCGAGGAGATGGGGGCGGCGATTCCCGAAGACTCGGGGATCGGGATCAAGCCCATGAGCGTTCGCGGCTCCAAGCGCCTGGTGCGCCGGGCCATCCGCTACGCTCTGGAGAGCGGGCGCCGGTCGGTGACCCTGGTGCACAAGGGCAACATCATGAAGTACACGGAGGGGGCCTTCCGGGAGTGGGGCTACGAGGTCGCGGCCCGGGAGTTCGCCGAGAAGACGGTCACCGAGACCGAGCTCCGCGCTCGGGAGCACGGCCGCGACCTGGCGGGGGCGCTGCCGCCGGGGACGATCCTGGTCAACGACCGGATTGCCGACGCCATGTTCCAGGAGATCCTCCTGCGGCCCGAGCGCTACGACGTGCTCGCCCTCTCGAACCTCAACGGCGACTACATCTCCGACGCCGCGGCGGCCCAGGTGGGCGGCCTGGGGCTCGCACCCGGCGCGAACATCGGAGACGACTACGCCGTCTTCGAGGCCACCCACGGCACCGCTCCGGACATCGCGGGCCTGGGGAAGGCCAACCCCGGGAGCCTCATCCTCTCGGGGGCCATGCTCCTGCGCCACGTGGGCATGCCCGAGGCCGCGTCGCGCCTGCAGGAAGCCGTCACGCGCGTGCTGGCCTCCGGGCGGGTCACGCCGGATCTGGCTGCCGGGATGGACAACCCCCGGGTCCTCACCACGTCGGCCTTCGGCCGGGCCGTAGCCGCCGAGGCCGCCTGA